A section of the Agromyces aurantiacus genome encodes:
- a CDS encoding homoserine dehydrogenase, which produces MIEYRSIRVALLGAGSVGSQVARLLLEHGDELANRIGARLELAGIAVRDLDARRDVDLPRELLTTDAESLILGADIVIELMGGLEPARTLVLKAIASGADVVTGNKALLATHGPELFAAAQQVGAQLSYEAAVGGAIPIIRPLRDSLAGDRIERILGIVNGTTNFILDRMDTTGASLEDALATATELGYAEADPTADIGGYDAAQKAAILASLAFHTSVPVEAVHREGITGVTAAQVESAKRAGYVVKLLAICERLTDPETGEEGVSARVYPAMVHRSHPLAAVHGANNAVFVEAAAAGPLMFYGAGAGGVQTASAVLGDLVAIARRHVLGGPGTAESTHAELPVLDIGRITTRYAITIEAADEPGVLATIAHVFADHGVSVGELEQTINDETGRATLVIGTHEARESALAETVRALADSPVVTSVASVIRVEGAE; this is translated from the coding sequence ATGATCGAATACCGCTCCATCCGGGTCGCCCTGCTCGGGGCCGGCTCCGTCGGCTCGCAGGTCGCCCGGCTCCTGCTCGAGCACGGCGACGAGCTCGCCAACCGCATCGGCGCCCGCCTCGAGCTGGCCGGCATCGCGGTGCGCGACCTCGACGCGCGACGCGACGTCGACCTGCCGCGCGAACTGCTCACGACCGATGCCGAGTCGCTCATCCTGGGCGCCGACATCGTGATCGAGCTCATGGGCGGCCTCGAGCCCGCTCGCACCCTCGTGCTGAAGGCCATCGCCTCCGGCGCCGACGTCGTGACGGGCAACAAGGCGCTCCTGGCCACGCACGGCCCCGAGCTCTTCGCGGCGGCGCAGCAGGTCGGCGCGCAGCTCTCCTACGAGGCGGCCGTCGGCGGCGCCATCCCGATCATCCGACCCCTCCGCGACAGCCTCGCCGGCGACCGCATCGAGCGGATCCTCGGCATCGTCAACGGCACCACGAACTTCATCCTCGACCGCATGGACACCACCGGCGCCTCGCTCGAGGACGCGCTCGCGACCGCGACCGAGCTCGGCTACGCCGAGGCCGACCCGACGGCCGACATCGGCGGCTACGACGCCGCGCAGAAGGCCGCGATCCTCGCGAGCCTCGCGTTCCACACGAGCGTGCCCGTCGAGGCCGTGCACCGCGAGGGCATCACCGGCGTCACCGCGGCGCAGGTCGAGTCGGCCAAGCGCGCGGGCTACGTCGTGAAGCTGCTCGCCATCTGCGAGCGCCTGACCGACCCCGAGACGGGGGAGGAGGGCGTCTCCGCGCGGGTCTACCCGGCGATGGTGCACCGCAGCCACCCGCTCGCCGCCGTGCACGGCGCCAACAACGCGGTGTTCGTCGAGGCGGCCGCGGCCGGCCCGCTCATGTTCTACGGCGCGGGCGCGGGCGGCGTGCAGACCGCCTCGGCCGTGCTCGGCGACCTCGTCGCGATCGCACGCCGGCACGTGCTCGGCGGTCCCGGCACCGCCGAGTCCACGCACGCCGAGCTCCCGGTGCTCGACATCGGACGGATCACGACGCGCTACGCCATCACGATCGAGGCCGCCGACGAACCCGGCGTCCTCGCGACCATCGCGCACGTCTTCGCCGACCACGGGGTCAGCGTCGGCGAGCTCGAGCAGACCATCAACGACGAGACGGGGCGGGCTACGCTGGTGATCGGCACCCACGAGGCGCGTGAGTCCGCGCTCGCCGAGACGGTGCGCGCACTCGCCGACAGCCCCGTCGTGACCTCCGTCGCATCAGTCATCCGAGTCGAAGGAGCAGAGTGA
- the thrC gene encoding threonine synthase codes for MNQQATKAPSRQWRGVIREYADRLDVTDATPVVTLGEGGTPLLPAPALSRRTGADVWVKFEGMNPTGSFKDRGMTMAVTKAVERGAEVVICASTGNTSASAAAYATHAGITAAVLVPEGKIAMGKLSQAIAHDARLIQIQGNFDDCLDIARDLAENYPVHLVNSVNNDRIEGQKTAAFEVVEVLGDAPDFHFIPVGNAGNYTAYTRGYREDIAAGNATRLPRMFGFQAAGSAPLVRGEVVRHPETIASAIRIGNPASWHLALEARDLTDGYFGAIEDDKILEAQRILSAEVGIFVEPASAISVAGLLERSAAGQVPKGARVVLTVTGHGLKDPQWALRLPDGSEVQPTVVPADVAHVAEVLGLGS; via the coding sequence GTGAACCAGCAGGCAACGAAGGCGCCGTCCCGGCAGTGGCGCGGCGTCATCCGCGAGTACGCCGACCGGCTCGACGTGACGGATGCCACGCCCGTCGTGACCCTCGGCGAAGGCGGCACGCCGCTGCTTCCCGCACCCGCACTCTCGCGGCGCACCGGCGCCGACGTGTGGGTGAAGTTCGAGGGCATGAACCCCACGGGCTCGTTCAAGGACCGCGGCATGACCATGGCCGTCACCAAGGCGGTCGAGCGCGGCGCCGAGGTCGTCATCTGCGCCTCCACGGGCAACACGTCCGCGTCGGCGGCGGCGTACGCCACGCACGCGGGCATCACGGCCGCCGTGCTCGTGCCCGAGGGCAAGATCGCCATGGGCAAGCTCAGCCAGGCCATCGCGCACGACGCCCGCCTCATCCAGATCCAGGGCAACTTCGACGACTGCCTCGACATCGCGCGCGACCTCGCCGAGAACTACCCCGTGCACCTGGTCAACTCGGTCAACAACGACCGCATCGAGGGCCAGAAGACCGCGGCGTTCGAAGTCGTCGAGGTCCTCGGCGACGCACCCGACTTCCACTTCATCCCGGTCGGCAACGCCGGCAACTACACCGCCTACACGCGCGGCTACCGCGAGGACATCGCCGCGGGCAACGCCACGCGCCTGCCGCGGATGTTCGGCTTCCAGGCCGCCGGCTCGGCGCCGCTCGTGCGCGGCGAGGTCGTCCGGCACCCCGAGACCATCGCGAGCGCCATCCGGATCGGCAACCCGGCGTCGTGGCACCTCGCGCTCGAGGCGCGCGACCTGACCGACGGGTACTTCGGCGCCATCGAGGACGACAAGATCCTCGAGGCCCAGCGCATCCTCTCGGCCGAGGTCGGCATCTTCGTCGAGCCCGCTTCGGCGATCAGCGTCGCGGGCCTGCTGGAGCGCTCGGCCGCCGGCCAGGTGCCCAAGGGCGCGCGCGTGGTGCTCACGGTCACCGGCCACGGGCTCAAGGACCCGCAGTGGGCGCTCCGCCTGCCCGACGGCTCCGAGGTGCAGCCGACGGTCGTCCCCGCCGACGTGGCGCACGTCGCCGAGGTGCTGGGGCTCGGCTCATGA
- the thrB gene encoding homoserine kinase, protein MSAAAAEAATASAPSLTGRRVHVKVPATSANLGPGFDTLGLALAKYDELDVEVIPEGLEIEVHGVGEGEVPLDESHLVVRAIAHAFAHHGLERPPLRLVAHNAIPHGRGLGSSGAAIVAGVMAAKGLLEPEIEISPDELLELATELEGHPDNVAPALFGGLTIAWVTPEGPRHKKLMVHRGVSPLVLVPEHEMSTALARSLQPSSVPHADAVFNVSRSALLVAALIQSPELLLAATEDKLHQNYRAEAMPETDRLIRVLRAAGHPAVVSGAGPSILVLASDPSERADAIRLVEESADTAWQALPLAVDFLGATVQPVNAG, encoded by the coding sequence ATGAGCGCGGCGGCCGCCGAGGCGGCCACGGCGTCGGCGCCCTCGCTCACCGGACGCCGCGTGCACGTGAAGGTGCCCGCGACGTCGGCCAACCTCGGCCCCGGCTTCGACACGCTCGGCCTCGCGCTCGCCAAGTACGACGAGCTCGACGTCGAGGTCATCCCCGAGGGCCTCGAGATCGAGGTGCACGGCGTCGGCGAGGGCGAGGTGCCGCTCGACGAGTCCCACCTCGTGGTGCGCGCCATCGCGCACGCGTTCGCGCACCACGGCCTCGAGCGGCCGCCGCTGCGGCTCGTCGCGCACAACGCGATCCCGCACGGCCGCGGGCTCGGCTCGTCGGGCGCGGCCATCGTCGCCGGCGTCATGGCGGCGAAGGGGCTGCTCGAGCCCGAGATCGAGATCTCGCCCGACGAGCTGCTCGAGCTCGCCACCGAGCTCGAGGGGCATCCCGACAACGTCGCGCCGGCCCTCTTCGGCGGCCTCACGATCGCATGGGTCACGCCCGAGGGGCCGCGCCACAAGAAGCTCATGGTCCACCGCGGGGTGTCGCCGCTCGTCCTCGTGCCCGAGCACGAGATGTCGACGGCGCTCGCGCGGAGCCTGCAGCCCAGCTCGGTGCCGCACGCCGACGCCGTGTTCAACGTCTCGCGCTCGGCACTGCTGGTCGCCGCGCTCATCCAGAGCCCCGAGCTGCTGCTCGCCGCGACGGAGGACAAGCTGCACCAGAACTACCGCGCCGAGGCGATGCCCGAGACCGACCGCCTGATCCGCGTGCTCCGCGCGGCCGGGCACCCAGCCGTCGTGTCCGGCGCCGGTCCGTCGATCCTCGTGCTCGCGAGCGATCCGAGCGAGCGGGCCGACGCCATCCGTCTGGTCGAGGAGTCCGCCGACACCGCCTGGCAGGCGCTGCCGCTCGCGGTCGACTTCCTCGGCGCCACCGTCCAGCCCGTCAACGCGGGCTGA
- the rho gene encoding transcription termination factor Rho, translating to MKVAELQELAASLGIAGASKRRKGELVELISTHADGSATLELDEVVDAAAPAEALVIEEPAAPAAEAPAATEAPAEAETAEAETAVEEPVAAPVEPAAGAQPEASADAVAGTDAPATTQREPLRRGRQPRRATSATTAAQHANAGLTGIELAPAASGETADAAREAARAAVREELAAATGEARPGQRAEAETATEAEAEGAAAEQPATEPRQGRSRNRGRRGGDRGERGEAQKAEQGGERQGGRRTEEPAEADRQGQGEPDKGRQEQGGRGQQARGEQGRGEQGRGEQGRGEQPQAEGEGGRRNRYRDRKRRGQGATDEIEPEILDDDVLIPIAGILDVLDNYAFVRTTGYLPGPSDVYVSLGQVKKYHLRKGDAVVGAIKQPREGEGNSRQKYNALVKIDSVNGQTAEEAAARIEFGKLTPLYPQERLRMETEPTKLTQRIIDLIAPIGKGQRGLIVSPPKAGKTIVLQQIANAIAINNPEVHLMVVLVDERPEEVTDMQRTVKGEVIASTFDRPAEDHTTVAELAIERAKRLVELGHDVVVLLDSITRLGRAYNLAAPASGRVLSGGVDASALYPPKRFFGAARNIENGGSLTILATALVETGSKMDEVIFEEFKGTGNSELRLSRQLADKRIFPAVDVNASSTRREEMLLSPDEVKITWKLRRALAGLEPQQALEAVLGRLRETQSNTEFLLLMQKASPVGGNGNGHGHDADHHR from the coding sequence ATGAAGGTCGCCGAGCTCCAGGAGCTCGCCGCCTCGCTCGGCATCGCCGGCGCATCGAAGCGTCGAAAAGGAGAACTCGTGGAGCTGATCTCCACCCACGCCGACGGCTCCGCCACGCTCGAGCTCGACGAGGTCGTCGACGCCGCTGCGCCCGCCGAGGCCCTCGTGATCGAGGAGCCCGCAGCGCCCGCCGCCGAGGCGCCCGCCGCGACCGAGGCGCCCGCCGAGGCGGAGACCGCCGAGGCGGAGACCGCCGTGGAGGAGCCGGTCGCCGCGCCGGTCGAGCCCGCCGCGGGCGCGCAGCCCGAGGCATCCGCCGACGCCGTGGCGGGCACCGACGCCCCGGCCACGACGCAGCGCGAGCCGCTCCGTCGCGGACGCCAGCCGCGTCGCGCGACGAGCGCCACCACCGCGGCGCAGCACGCCAACGCGGGCCTCACGGGCATCGAGCTCGCGCCGGCCGCGTCCGGCGAGACCGCCGACGCGGCCCGCGAAGCCGCTCGTGCCGCGGTGCGCGAGGAACTCGCCGCCGCCACGGGCGAGGCCCGTCCGGGCCAGCGAGCCGAGGCGGAGACCGCGACCGAGGCGGAGGCGGAGGGCGCCGCCGCCGAGCAGCCCGCGACCGAGCCGCGCCAGGGACGCAGCCGCAACCGCGGCCGTCGCGGCGGAGACCGCGGTGAGCGTGGCGAGGCCCAGAAGGCCGAGCAGGGCGGCGAGCGCCAGGGCGGACGACGCACCGAGGAGCCGGCCGAGGCCGACCGCCAGGGCCAGGGCGAGCCCGACAAGGGCCGCCAGGAGCAGGGCGGCCGCGGCCAGCAGGCTCGCGGCGAGCAGGGTCGGGGCGAGCAGGGCCGGGGCGAGCAGGGCCGCGGCGAGCAGCCGCAGGCCGAGGGCGAGGGCGGCCGTCGCAACCGCTACCGCGACCGCAAGCGCCGCGGCCAGGGCGCGACCGACGAGATCGAGCCCGAGATCCTCGACGACGACGTCCTGATCCCGATCGCGGGCATCCTCGACGTGCTCGACAACTACGCCTTCGTGCGCACCACGGGCTACCTCCCCGGCCCGAGCGACGTCTACGTCTCGCTCGGCCAGGTGAAGAAGTACCACCTGCGCAAGGGCGATGCGGTCGTCGGCGCGATCAAGCAGCCGCGCGAGGGCGAGGGCAACAGCCGCCAGAAGTACAACGCGCTGGTCAAGATCGACTCGGTCAACGGCCAGACCGCCGAGGAGGCCGCCGCGCGCATCGAGTTCGGCAAGCTCACGCCGCTCTACCCGCAGGAGCGCCTGCGCATGGAGACCGAGCCCACCAAGCTCACCCAGCGCATCATCGACCTCATCGCGCCGATCGGCAAGGGCCAGCGCGGCCTGATCGTCTCGCCGCCCAAGGCCGGCAAGACCATCGTGCTCCAGCAGATCGCGAACGCGATCGCCATCAACAACCCCGAGGTCCACCTCATGGTCGTGCTCGTCGACGAGCGCCCCGAAGAGGTCACCGACATGCAGCGGACCGTGAAGGGCGAGGTCATCGCCTCGACCTTCGACCGTCCGGCCGAGGACCACACCACGGTCGCCGAACTCGCGATCGAGCGCGCGAAGCGCCTCGTCGAGCTCGGCCACGACGTGGTCGTGCTCCTCGACTCGATCACGCGCCTCGGTCGCGCCTACAACCTCGCCGCACCGGCATCCGGTCGCGTGCTCTCGGGCGGTGTCGACGCGTCGGCGCTCTACCCGCCGAAGCGCTTCTTCGGCGCCGCGCGCAACATCGAGAACGGCGGGTCGCTCACGATCCTCGCCACGGCGCTCGTCGAGACCGGGTCGAAGATGGACGAGGTGATCTTCGAGGAGTTCAAGGGCACCGGCAACTCCGAGCTGCGCCTGTCGCGCCAGCTCGCCGACAAGCGGATCTTCCCGGCGGTCGACGTCAACGCGTCGTCGACGCGTCGCGAGGAGATGCTGCTCTCGCCCGACGAGGTCAAGATCACCTGGAAGCTCCGTCGCGCGCTCGCGGGGCTCGAGCCGCAGCAGGCCCTCGAGGCCGTGCTCGGGCGCCTCCGCGAGACGCAGTCGAACACTGAGTTCCTGCTGCTGATGCAGAAGGCCTCACCGGTCGGCGGCAACGGCAACGGGCACGGTCACGACGCCGACCACCACCGCTGA
- the prfA gene encoding peptide chain release factor 1, with protein MFESVQALIAEHAALQEELADPALHADAARAKRVNRRYAELSRIVAADTAWRQAQDDLDAARELAKEDEAFAEEVPALEAQLAEAQEKLRRLLIPRDPDDGRDVIMEIKGGEGGAESALFAADLLRMYIQYAQSKGWKTELLESDESDLGGYKNVQVAIKSNATDPSQGVWAHLKYEGGVHRVQRVPVTETQGRIHTSTTGVLVFPEVDEPEEVEINQNDLKIDVYRSSGPGGQSVNTTDSAVRITHVPTGIVVAMQNEKSQLQNREAAMRVLRARLLARQQEELAAAASDARKSQIRTMDRSERIRTYNFPENRIADHRTGYKAYNLDQVMNGALDPIIESAVTADEEARLADLGDQ; from the coding sequence ATGTTCGAGTCCGTCCAGGCACTCATCGCCGAGCACGCGGCGCTCCAGGAGGAGCTGGCCGACCCGGCGCTGCACGCCGACGCCGCGCGCGCGAAGCGCGTGAACCGTCGCTACGCGGAGCTCAGCCGGATCGTCGCGGCCGACACGGCCTGGCGGCAGGCGCAGGACGACCTCGACGCGGCGCGTGAGCTCGCGAAGGAGGACGAAGCGTTCGCCGAGGAGGTGCCCGCCCTCGAGGCGCAGCTCGCGGAAGCGCAGGAGAAGCTGCGGCGCCTCCTGATCCCGCGCGATCCCGACGACGGCCGTGACGTGATCATGGAGATCAAGGGCGGCGAGGGCGGCGCCGAGAGCGCCCTGTTCGCGGCCGACCTGCTGCGCATGTACATCCAGTACGCGCAGTCGAAGGGCTGGAAGACCGAGCTGCTCGAGTCCGACGAGTCCGACCTCGGCGGGTACAAGAACGTGCAGGTCGCGATCAAGTCGAACGCGACCGACCCGTCGCAGGGCGTCTGGGCGCACCTGAAGTACGAGGGCGGTGTGCACCGCGTGCAGCGCGTGCCGGTCACCGAGACGCAGGGCCGGATCCACACCTCCACGACGGGCGTGCTCGTCTTCCCGGAGGTCGACGAGCCGGAGGAGGTCGAGATCAACCAGAACGACCTCAAGATCGACGTGTACCGCTCCTCGGGCCCCGGCGGACAGTCCGTCAACACGACCGACTCGGCCGTGCGCATCACGCACGTGCCGACCGGCATCGTCGTGGCGATGCAGAACGAGAAGTCGCAGCTGCAGAACCGCGAGGCGGCCATGCGCGTGCTGCGCGCCCGGCTCCTCGCACGCCAGCAGGAGGAGCTCGCGGCGGCCGCGTCCGACGCGCGCAAGTCGCAGATCCGCACGATGGACCGCTCCGAGCGCATCCGCACGTACAACTTCCCCGAGAACCGGATCGCGGACCACCGGACCGGCTACAAGGCGTACAACCTCGACCAGGTCATGAACGGCGCGCTCGACCCGATCATCGAGTCGGCCGTCACCGCCGACGAGGAGGCGCGGCTCGCCGATCTCGGCGACCAGTGA
- a CDS encoding GNAT family N-acetyltransferase, with the protein MSETVVRPIRDEDWPAVFAIVDEVVREGETYAYPLELDSAGARELWVESPPGLTVVAERGGRIVGTAKMGPNRPGRGDHIGTASFMVASDARGAGVGRVLGQWVVDWHRRAGFEGIQFNAVVASNDPAVRLWRSLGFEVVGTVPGAFRSKRHGRVGLHVMFLAL; encoded by the coding sequence GTGAGCGAGACCGTCGTCCGGCCCATCCGGGATGAGGACTGGCCGGCGGTCTTCGCGATCGTCGACGAGGTGGTTCGCGAGGGCGAGACGTATGCCTACCCGCTCGAGCTCGACTCGGCGGGGGCGCGCGAGCTCTGGGTGGAGTCCCCTCCCGGCCTGACGGTGGTCGCCGAGCGCGGCGGACGGATCGTCGGGACCGCGAAGATGGGGCCGAACCGGCCCGGTCGGGGCGACCACATCGGCACGGCGTCGTTCATGGTCGCCTCCGACGCACGCGGCGCCGGCGTCGGGCGCGTGCTCGGCCAGTGGGTCGTCGACTGGCACCGCCGCGCCGGCTTCGAGGGGATCCAGTTCAACGCGGTCGTGGCGTCGAACGATCCGGCGGTCCGGCTGTGGCGATCGCTCGGATTCGAGGTCGTGGGCACGGTGCCGGGCGCGTTCCGGTCGAAGCGGCACGGCCGCGTGGGTCTGCACGTCATGTTCCTCGCGCTCTGA
- the epsC gene encoding serine O-acetyltransferase EpsC has product MGFIGTLREDIATARSHDPAARSRIEVVLAYSGLHAIWAYRLAHRMWQVPLLRLPARLVSQLTRFLTGIEIHPGATIGRRFFIDHGMGVVIGETAVVGDDVMLYHGVTLGGKAPRGAPRGAKRHPTLGDGVTVGAGAKVLGDIEIGAGSAIGANAVVTRGAPPNSLLVGVPAVAKPLSPATAAAARGEHDWHGDWHI; this is encoded by the coding sequence GTGGGATTCATCGGCACGCTGAGGGAAGACATCGCGACGGCGCGCTCCCACGACCCCGCCGCGCGCAGCCGCATCGAGGTGGTCCTCGCCTACTCGGGGCTGCACGCCATCTGGGCCTACCGCCTCGCGCATCGCATGTGGCAGGTGCCCCTGCTGCGGCTGCCCGCACGGCTCGTCTCGCAGCTCACGCGCTTCCTCACCGGCATCGAGATCCATCCCGGCGCGACCATCGGGCGCCGGTTCTTCATCGACCACGGCATGGGCGTCGTGATCGGCGAGACGGCGGTCGTCGGCGACGACGTGATGCTGTACCACGGCGTCACGCTGGGCGGGAAGGCGCCGCGAGGCGCGCCGAGGGGGGCGAAGCGCCATCCGACGCTCGGCGACGGCGTGACCGTCGGAGCGGGTGCCAAGGTGCTCGGCGACATCGAGATCGGCGCCGGGAGCGCGATCGGAGCGAACGCCGTGGTCACGCGCGGCGCGCCGCCGAACTCGCTGCTCGTCGGCGTGCCCGCCGTCGCGAAGCCGCTCTCGCCCGCCACGGCCGCCGCGGCGCGCGGCGAGCACGACTGGCACGGCGACTGGCACATCTGA
- the cysK gene encoding cysteine synthase A translates to MAQVYENITEVFGRTPLVKLNKVTDGAAATVYAKLEFYNPSASVKDRLGIGIVDAAEADGSLKPGGTIVEGTSGNTGIALAMIGAARGYRVVIAMPETMSKERRALLRAYGAELVLTPGSEGMKGAVARAEQIASETPGAVLARQFENQANVEIHRRTTAEEVWNDTDGGVDIFVSGIGTGGTLSGVGQVLKERKPGVQVVGVEPLESPILNGGQPGPHKIQGIGANFVPAILDREVYDEIIDVNIEQAVATARRLGVEEGILGGISSGATVYAATQLAQRPENAGKTIVVIAASYGERYLSTVLYEDLLD, encoded by the coding sequence ATGGCTCAGGTCTACGAGAACATCACCGAGGTCTTCGGGCGCACTCCGCTCGTCAAGCTCAACAAGGTGACCGACGGCGCGGCGGCCACGGTCTACGCCAAGCTCGAGTTCTACAACCCGTCGGCCAGCGTCAAGGACCGCCTCGGCATCGGCATCGTCGACGCCGCCGAGGCCGACGGCTCGCTGAAGCCCGGCGGCACCATCGTCGAGGGCACGAGCGGCAACACCGGCATCGCGCTCGCGATGATCGGCGCGGCCCGCGGCTACCGGGTCGTCATCGCGATGCCCGAGACCATGTCGAAGGAGCGCCGCGCCCTGCTGCGCGCCTACGGCGCCGAGCTCGTGCTCACGCCCGGCTCCGAGGGCATGAAGGGCGCGGTCGCGCGCGCCGAGCAGATCGCGTCCGAGACGCCCGGCGCCGTGCTCGCCCGCCAGTTCGAGAACCAGGCCAACGTCGAGATCCACCGCCGGACCACCGCCGAGGAGGTGTGGAACGACACCGACGGCGGCGTCGACATCTTCGTCTCCGGCATCGGCACGGGCGGCACGCTCTCCGGAGTCGGCCAGGTCCTCAAGGAGCGCAAGCCCGGGGTCCAGGTCGTCGGCGTCGAGCCGCTCGAGTCCCCGATCCTCAACGGCGGCCAGCCCGGCCCGCACAAGATCCAGGGCATCGGCGCGAACTTCGTGCCCGCCATCCTCGACCGGGAGGTCTACGACGAGATCATCGACGTCAACATCGAGCAGGCCGTCGCCACCGCGCGCCGCCTGGGCGTCGAGGAGGGCATCCTCGGCGGCATCTCGTCGGGCGCGACCGTGTACGCCGCGACGCAGCTCGCGCAGCGCCCCGAGAACGCCGGCAAGACCATCGTCGTGATCGCCGCGAGCTACGGCGAGCGGTACCTCTCGACCGTGCTGTACGAGGACCTGCTCGACTGA
- the prmC gene encoding peptide chain release factor N(5)-glutamine methyltransferase, protein MNAPPADASSRPIREVRDDVVRTLSAAGVPDAEVDADLLVGHVLGLSRGGVHAKLVVGADVPAAQVAELDALVARRARREPLQHLTGRAAFCSLDLAVGPGVFVPRPETELLAQLAIDALRAAAEPEPVALDLGSGSGAIALAMATEVPHARVWAVENSPEAFPWTRRNVEEVGAPNLELVFGDLADALPELDGRAAVVASNPPYIPAGAIPRDPEVRLYDPEHALYGGEDGLDVVRVLSRRALALLHPGGALMIEHGESQSADIASLLAADGWHAVAHHRDLTGRDRVTTARR, encoded by the coding sequence GTGAATGCACCGCCCGCCGACGCCTCGTCGCGCCCCATCCGCGAGGTCCGCGACGACGTCGTCCGAACCCTGTCGGCGGCGGGCGTTCCCGATGCCGAGGTCGACGCCGACCTGCTCGTCGGTCATGTGCTGGGCCTCTCGCGGGGCGGCGTGCACGCGAAGCTGGTGGTCGGCGCCGACGTTCCGGCGGCGCAGGTCGCGGAGCTCGACGCGCTCGTCGCGCGCCGCGCCCGGCGCGAGCCGCTGCAGCACCTCACGGGTCGCGCGGCCTTCTGCTCGCTCGACCTCGCCGTGGGTCCGGGCGTGTTCGTGCCGCGCCCTGAGACCGAACTGCTCGCCCAGCTCGCGATCGACGCGCTGCGTGCGGCGGCCGAGCCCGAGCCCGTCGCGCTCGACCTGGGCTCGGGCAGCGGGGCGATCGCGCTGGCCATGGCGACCGAGGTGCCGCACGCCCGCGTCTGGGCGGTCGAGAACTCGCCCGAGGCGTTCCCGTGGACCCGTCGGAACGTCGAGGAGGTCGGTGCGCCGAACCTCGAGCTGGTGTTCGGCGACCTGGCCGACGCGCTGCCCGAACTCGACGGCCGCGCCGCGGTCGTCGCGTCGAACCCGCCGTACATCCCGGCCGGCGCCATCCCGCGCGACCCCGAGGTGCGCCTCTACGATCCCGAGCACGCGCTGTACGGCGGCGAGGACGGCCTCGACGTGGTCCGCGTGCTCTCCCGACGCGCGCTCGCGCTGCTGCATCCCGGCGGTGCGCTCATGATCGAGCACGGCGAATCGCAGTCGGCCGACATCGCGTCGCTGCTCGCGGCCGACGGATGGCACGCGGTCGCCCACCACCGCGACCTCACGGGGCGGGATCGGGTGACGACCGCGCGACGCTAG
- a CDS encoding TetR/AcrR family transcriptional regulator, producing the protein MTAETPVEPELPRGVALAWGVAASPQRGPKREMSIERIVDAAVEIADAEGLAAVSMSRVAQSLGYTTMSLYRYVTAKDDLLVLMQEQGIGLPPEPDPALDPSDWRGRLRAIGHAQLEVHRRHPWLLDIPIQGTPVTPNNLAWMDAMLEALSSTPLDQGERVAVILLVTGQLQWQSTIERSYEVAAHAAGIETQAIDDGRSAMLAAFVTAEEFPALRRAVDAGVFADGDDPFAFGLERVFDGVAVHMAERAAGAPADASATPREAPEVTADKRVREARKAVREAEKRLRDARKVERQARREAVERHRRDDR; encoded by the coding sequence ATGACCGCCGAGACCCCCGTCGAACCCGAGCTGCCGCGAGGCGTCGCCCTGGCCTGGGGTGTCGCCGCCAGCCCCCAGCGCGGACCCAAGCGCGAGATGAGCATCGAGCGCATCGTCGACGCCGCCGTCGAGATCGCCGACGCGGAGGGTCTCGCGGCGGTCTCCATGAGCCGGGTCGCGCAGTCGCTCGGCTACACGACCATGTCGCTGTACCGGTACGTCACCGCGAAGGACGACCTGCTCGTGCTCATGCAGGAACAGGGCATCGGACTGCCCCCCGAACCCGACCCCGCCCTCGACCCCTCCGACTGGCGGGGCCGGCTCCGCGCGATCGGCCATGCCCAGCTCGAGGTGCACCGACGACACCCCTGGCTGCTCGACATCCCCATCCAGGGCACGCCCGTCACGCCCAACAACCTCGCCTGGATGGACGCGATGCTCGAGGCGCTCTCGAGCACGCCCCTCGACCAGGGCGAGCGCGTCGCCGTGATCCTCCTCGTGACCGGCCAGCTCCAGTGGCAGAGCACCATCGAGCGCTCGTACGAGGTCGCGGCCCACGCGGCGGGCATCGAGACCCAGGCGATCGACGACGGCCGGTCCGCGATGCTCGCCGCGTTCGTCACCGCCGAGGAGTTCCCGGCCCTCCGCCGCGCGGTCGACGCCGGGGTGTTCGCCGACGGCGACGACCCGTTCGCCTTCGGGCTCGAGCGCGTCTTCGACGGTGTCGCGGTGCACATGGCCGAGCGCGCCGCGGGCGCCCCCGCCGACGCATCCGCCACCCCGCGCGAAGCCCCCGAGGTCACCGCCGACAAGCGCGTGCGCGAGGCGCGCAAGGCCGTGCGCGAGGCCGAGAAGCGCTTGCGCGACGCCCGCAAGGTCGAGCGCCAGGCGCGGCGCGAGGCGGTCGAGCGGCACCGGCGCGACGACCGCTGA